Part of the Halostagnicola larsenii XH-48 genome, TGTCGAGTCGGTCACGGACGCCTTCGTACCTGGATGGCGTATACTCCGTGGCGAGACGATCCGAATTGAGGTATAACAACGCGCCGTTCGGAATCGGAAGCTGTTTCCAGAGACTCGTAATTCCAATATCACCGTAGGTTCCGAGTAACCTGCCGTCGTCCACACTCAACGGTGAGTGAGCGTTGTCGTCGATGTGATAGCACTCGTACTCGCTGGTAATCGACGAAATCGTCTCGAGACCGGGCTGGGGAAAACCGAAGTAGTTGACCGAGATGATCGCCGCCGTCTCGGTATCATCGCCGCCGTCTCGGTATCGATTCGACTCCGAAGGTCGTCCACGTTGGGACCGAGCGATTCTGTGATCGCATAAAATCGAGGCTCGAGGCCGAGTTCGACGATCGGTTCCGCGACGGCGTCGGGGAGGTACGCCGGGAGGAGGACGTTCTGTCCGGCCGTCGAAATCGTTTTCAGGCCGTCCCGAAGCGCGATCTTACCTGATCCATAAAAAGCGTACGCGGTTACGTATTGCTCGAGAAGCGATTCGAAATCCGCGGGTCGGTGACTCGAGAGAGCCCACAGAGACAGCGACGGGGTTGCACTGATCATAGAGCTGCCTCCGAACGCTCGGCGAGCAGGTAGCGTCCCACCACGTACGCGGTACTGAACGATCACCACCTTAGTGATGGTGGGAATACCATCTTCGCGAGCGAATCAGGCAGTGCTTACTGTCGAATGGTGGAGACGGGACCGGACAGCATCCACAGGAGAAGCCCGTTCCTACGATGACCCAGTCATCGCATAACAAAGCCGAAACCGATCAACTGCGTGCCTATGGAAGGTACGGACGACGATTGTAAACTTCTCGTCATCGGCATCGATGCCGGGTGTCTCCCGGTATTGCAGCCGTTATTCGATTCCGGAATCACGCCGACGATACAACGACTCGTCGAGGGCGGTGCGAGCGGACCGCTCGAGTCCCAGATCCCGCCCTGGACTGCCAGCGCGTGGCCCTCGATGTACACCGGGAAGAATCCCGGTAAACACGGCGTGTTCGATTTCCTGTCGTTCGACGGTTACGAGTGGGACGTCGTTAATTCGACGCACGTTCGCGAGCGGGCGGTATGGGAACTGCTGAGCGAGAACGGGATCACGAGCGTGGTCGTTAACGTCCCCGTTACGCACCCACCACGGACGTTCGACGGCGCGCTCGTTCCGGGGATGACGGCCCCCGAGGATCCCGACTGTCACCCGGAGGGGCTGCTCGCGGACATCAAATCCGAATGTAGCGGGTATCAGGTGTACCCGCAGGGCGGAAACTACTCCGACGGTGAGATTGCGGGCTACGAGGAAACGATCGAACGCCGTGGCGACGCGTTTCGATATCTCTGCCGGCGCTTCGAGCCCGGATTCGGATTCGTTCAGTTCCAGCAAACTGATTCCGTCTTTCACGAACGCCCAGGCGATACGGACGCGATCGAAGCGGTCTACGGTGCCGTCGACCGGGAGATCGAAGAGACACTGGACGCCGTCGAGCCCGAGAACGTCCTGCTCGTCAGCGATCACGGAATGGGAACGGTCGATGGCCACGAATTCCGGGTCAACGAGTTCCTTCGCGATCGCGGGGATCTCGTCGCCCAAAGCGGCGGAGAGGGAATGCCCGACTGGTCGCAAGCCTGGCGAAACGACCTGTTAGACGGGGAGGAGGCGGGAGATCACACGCCTGGCATGTTCGAACGCTCGATGAACGTCGCTGCAAAATTCGGTATTACGACCCAGCGGATCGCGAACGCGCTCGACACCGTTGGGTTGAAAGAGCCGATCGGGAAGCGAGTTCCCAACGATATGATTCGCGCGGCGAGCGAACAGGTGAATTTCCCCGAATCTTCGGTATACGTCCGCTCGAAGAGCGAACTCGGCCTCCGGATCAACCTCGAGGGACGCGAGCCGAACGGGCAGGTTCCAGCATCGGAGTACGAGTCGTTCCGGACGGAGTTAATCGAGGAGTTACGAGCGGTCCGAACGCCCGACGACGAGCCGATGTTCGAGGCGGTCGAACCGCGGGAAACGTACTTCCACGGCCCCGAAATCGAGAATGCACCGGACATCCTCACCGTTCCGAAGGGATTCGACAACGCGATTGTTGCCGACCTCGATAAGGAGACGTTCGGCGAGCCGATGGAGCCATGGAACCACAAGCGGACCGGCATCGTCGCTGGCGCGGGTTCGGCGTTCGACGAGAACGCATCGTTGACGGACGCGACGATCTTCGACGTCGCACCGACGATCTGCTCGCTGTTCGACGTGTCAATCGATTCGGCGATGGACGGCAACGTTCTTCCATTCGTCGAAGCCAGCGACCGAGCGGAGTACCCCACCTACGAGCCGGAACCGATCGCGGCGACCGAACAAAGGGCCGTCGAAGAGCGACTCTCGGATCTCGGTTATCTCTAAGATGAGTATCGATATCAGCGTCCTCGATATGGAGACAGATGCCACAGAGTGGAACCGTTACGTCGAACGGTCGCCGGGAACGAACCCGTTCTTTCGGACCGAGGCACTCGAGTTACAGGCCGCGGATTCGGACACGACACCGCACCTGCTCGCGGGATTCAAAGGGCAGGAAGCGGTCGGACTCTTTCCGGTATTCGAGTACAATAAGGGGCCGATCACGGGCGTATTTTCGCCGGCTCCGTTCTCGTGGTCGTGTTACCTTGGGCCCGCCCTGTTGAACGTCGACAAACTCAAACAACGAAAGGCCGATCGTCGAACGAAACGGTTTCTTGACGGCTGTCTCGAGTGGATCGAGACGGAACTATCGCCCGTCTACAGCAAGTTCGTCGCCGCGGAGTTTCCGGACATTCGCCCGTTCACCTGGAACGAATACGATGTCGAGCCGGGCTACACGTACGTGCTCGATCTCGACAAATCGACCGACGAACTACTCGATCGGTTCAGCAGTGACGCGCGTTCGAACATCCGAAATGCCCCGGAAGATCGGTACGTCGTCGAAGAAGGTACGGTCGACGATATCGACCGGATCGTCGATCAGGTTCGAGCACGGTACGAGAGCCAGGGCCAGTCCTACCAGATGAACAACGGCTTCGCTCGCTCGCTGTACGAGCACCTTCCCGACGGCGCGATACGACCGTACGTTTGCCGCGTCGACGGTGAATTCGTCGGCGGCATCCTCGTCGTCGAATCGGAGACGACGCGTTACCGATGGCAGGGCGGCGTAAAACCCGACATGAACGCGGACATCTCGATCAATGATGTCCTCGACTGGCACGTGATCCGGGACGGGGCCGAAAACGGGGTCGAGCAATACGACCTCGTGGGTGCTGGAGTACCGAGCATCAATCGCTACAAAGCGAAGTTCAATCCCGAGCTGCAGTCACAGTATACCATAACGAACGGAGCCTACGGAGTGGATCTCCTGATCGATCGATACCGAAAATTCCGGTGAGAAGACAGCCAGTCACTCTTGACCTCCTCCCGCGCCTGAAGACGCGGGTATGCGCTCGCACTATGTGTCACAGATTCGATAGACGGACTGGCGTGCGTCGTCGAGACTGACCCGACTATCGACGATTCCCTCGGCCTCTAACTTTCGCAATCCGTATCGAACGGTGCGCGAGCAGAGACGCGATTCGACCACGAGCGCTTCCTGTGTCATCGGTCCCTCGTACTCGAGCACTTTGTAGACCAATTTTGCGCTCGGTGATAGCTCAGTCAGCGGCGCGTCGGTACTCGAGGTGTCGGTTGGAGAGACTGTGCCTGAGACCTCCGGGGAATGTGATGATGTCATTGGTATCGGTAATTGACGAGAGAGTCCCGATTAAGTCGGAACGAGGCGGCCTATCGCTCGAGCTAATTGCCAACGCGAGACGGTAAGATAGCTTTGATCGTTCCGATCTGTAGGTTAGTATTATAATTGTTCTCCGTACGGAATTCGATAGTGGACGTTCCCTTCAACGATCACATATCGAACGCCGATATACTCTCGCAAACTCAGACTTCAACAAACTTGGACAGCCATCGAGATTCTAACGATCGCGATCAGGTCGACGAATAGAGCGCCGAAATGGAGCCATACACGAATCCGCTGTGGACAACTGTGTGAGTAGTACAGCCTACACAGAGAACGATCGAGTGACTATCGCTTCCACCATGGCCAAACCTGTCACATGTGTATTACTGACCCGGAGGTAGTCATAACATAGTAACGGCTGTCCGAACACAGGTACAGATATGTTTGGAACAAGCGGCATTCGCGGTCGCGTCGGTGAAGACGTGACGGCAGCACTCGCACTCGAGATCGGGCGCGCGCTCGGTTCGGAAGGGTACGATCGGGTCGTCATCGGACGGGATAGCAGAGACAGCGGCTCGATGTTGCTCGACGCCATCGCTGCCGGGTTGTGTGAATGCGGTGCCGACGCGCTCGAGATCAAAGGCGAGATCGCAGCCACCCCAACGATCGCCCGGGCGGTCGGCTGGGCCGATGCCGACGCGGGAGTCGTCGTCACCGCCTCGCACAATCCCCCCGAGGACAACGGGATCAAACTCTGGACGCCGTCGGGGAAGGCGTTCGGCCCCGACCGGCGGGCCGCCATCGTCGAACGGGTCGAATCGGAAGCTGTCGACTCTGCCGCGTGGGACGAAACTGGAGATCGGACGACGCTCTCGGGGGCAACGGAATCGCACGCATCCGCAATCCGCTCGAGCGTGAATCTTCGAGAGCCGCTTTCGGTCGTCGTCGACGTCGGGAACGGAGCTGGTCAGATAACGGCGACGGTGCTCGAGCAACTGGGGTGTACGGTCCGGACACTGAACGCCCAGCCGGACGGTTCGTTCCCGGGCAGACCGAGCGAGCCGACCGCGGAGACGCTCGAATCCCTCGAGACGCTCGTCGGTGGGAGCGATGCGGACCTCGGCGTCGCCCACGACGGTGACGCCGACCGGATGATGGCCGTCGACGAGACCGGAACGTTCGTGCCGAAAGATTCGTTGCTCGCGCTATTCGCTCGCGAGGAAGTCGGCGACGGAGACCGCGTTGCAGCGCCGGTCGATACGAGTCTGGCCGTCGAAGACGCACTCGCCGCCCGCGGCGGCTCTCTCGTCCGAACGAAGGTCGGGGACGTGTTCGTCGCACAGCGAGCGACCGACGCGGACGTCGTCTTCGGGGGCGAACCCAGCGGCGCATGGATCTGGCCCGAAGAAACGCTCTGTCCCGACGGGCCACTGGCTGCCGCCAAACTCGTCGAACTGGTCGCG contains:
- a CDS encoding alkaline phosphatase family protein, with translation MEGTDDDCKLLVIGIDAGCLPVLQPLFDSGITPTIQRLVEGGASGPLESQIPPWTASAWPSMYTGKNPGKHGVFDFLSFDGYEWDVVNSTHVRERAVWELLSENGITSVVVNVPVTHPPRTFDGALVPGMTAPEDPDCHPEGLLADIKSECSGYQVYPQGGNYSDGEIAGYEETIERRGDAFRYLCRRFEPGFGFVQFQQTDSVFHERPGDTDAIEAVYGAVDREIEETLDAVEPENVLLVSDHGMGTVDGHEFRVNEFLRDRGDLVAQSGGEGMPDWSQAWRNDLLDGEEAGDHTPGMFERSMNVAAKFGITTQRIANALDTVGLKEPIGKRVPNDMIRAASEQVNFPESSVYVRSKSELGLRINLEGREPNGQVPASEYESFRTELIEELRAVRTPDDEPMFEAVEPRETYFHGPEIENAPDILTVPKGFDNAIVADLDKETFGEPMEPWNHKRTGIVAGAGSAFDENASLTDATIFDVAPTICSLFDVSIDSAMDGNVLPFVEASDRAEYPTYEPEPIAATEQRAVEERLSDLGYL
- a CDS encoding lipid II:glycine glycyltransferase FemX, coding for MSIDISVLDMETDATEWNRYVERSPGTNPFFRTEALELQAADSDTTPHLLAGFKGQEAVGLFPVFEYNKGPITGVFSPAPFSWSCYLGPALLNVDKLKQRKADRRTKRFLDGCLEWIETELSPVYSKFVAAEFPDIRPFTWNEYDVEPGYTYVLDLDKSTDELLDRFSSDARSNIRNAPEDRYVVEEGTVDDIDRIVDQVRARYESQGQSYQMNNGFARSLYEHLPDGAIRPYVCRVDGEFVGGILVVESETTRYRWQGGVKPDMNADISINDVLDWHVIRDGAENGVEQYDLVGAGVPSINRYKAKFNPELQSQYTITNGAYGVDLLIDRYRKFR
- a CDS encoding MarR family transcriptional regulator gives rise to the protein MTSSHSPEVSGTVSPTDTSSTDAPLTELSPSAKLVYKVLEYEGPMTQEALVVESRLCSRTVRYGLRKLEAEGIVDSRVSLDDARQSVYRICDT
- the glmM gene encoding phosphoglucosamine mutase, with the protein product MFGTSGIRGRVGEDVTAALALEIGRALGSEGYDRVVIGRDSRDSGSMLLDAIAAGLCECGADALEIKGEIAATPTIARAVGWADADAGVVVTASHNPPEDNGIKLWTPSGKAFGPDRRAAIVERVESEAVDSAAWDETGDRTTLSGATESHASAIRSSVNLREPLSVVVDVGNGAGQITATVLEQLGCTVRTLNAQPDGSFPGRPSEPTAETLESLETLVGGSDADLGVAHDGDADRMMAVDETGTFVPKDSLLALFAREEVGDGDRVAAPVDTSLAVEDALAARGGSLVRTKVGDVFVAQRATDADVVFGGEPSGAWIWPEETLCPDGPLAAAKLVELVAASGPLSSLESEIDSYPIRRGAIESDDKSRRMDDVERRVLETYDDVDNRDGVRVETEDGWFLLRASGTQPIIRVTAQARESGRAAQLYEEATELVGE